A window of Methanofollis sp. genomic DNA:
CTCACGTTTGATGCGCATATCAGAGATCCGCTCTACGGATATATCGGGCTTACCCGGAACGAACTTCGCCTTTTAGATACCCGTCCCCTCCAGAGATTGCGCAGGATCAAGCAGCTTGCCAACGCACACCTGGTCTATCCGGCTGCGTGCCACACCCGCTTCGAGCACTCCCTCGGCGTCCTGCACAGCGCTACCCTCATGGCGCGGCAGCTGCAGATCGAGGGCGACGACCTTACGACCCTTCGTTACGCCGCCCTGCTCCACGATGTCGGCCACGGGCCTTTTTCCCATGTCTTTGAGGCGCCCCTGAAGGAGATCAATGGGAAAGATGCCACGCATGAGGCGATCACGCGCCGGATCATACGGGAGGACGAAGAAGTCACCTCGATCCTCGGCGAGAAGGCCGAAGATGTCGTCGCCGTCCTCTCTGAGGACCGGAACGGTCTTCTCCACCAGATCATCTCGGGCAACATCGATGCCGATAAGCTGGATTATCTCCGGCGCGACTCCTACCACACCGGCGTGGCCTACGGGAACTTCGACCTCGAACGCGTCCTCTACACGCTCCGGAAGACCGTGAGCAGGCAGCGCGAGGACCTCACCATCCACGAGAAGGGTATAG
This region includes:
- a CDS encoding HD domain-containing protein, with the protein product MRRIKQLANAHLVYPAACHTRFEHSLGVLHSATLMARQLQIEGDDLTTLRYAALLHDVGHGPFSHVFEAPLKEINGKDATHEAITRRIIREDEEVTSILGEKAEDVVAVLSEDRNGLLHQIISGNIDADKLDYLRRDSYHTGVAYGNFDLERVLYTLRKTVSRQREDLTIHEKGIDVVESFRLARFLMYAQVYYHHTNVVANGMLQRAIKVAVRDRVVDKETIRIGRDDFLEHYLALDDARLLAQVLTQPEST